The nucleotide sequence GGCGAGCATCACGTTGTAGAACGGCGTATTTACCGAGAGTCCGCCGAACGCGCTGCCGTTGTTGTTGGCGGCCGAGCTGAACGCGTAAAGCACTTCGGAGAAGCCATGCGCGCCGGGATTCGCAATGCCTGCGGTGCCGGATGCCGTCAGCACGGCGATGGACGTGCCCGCGAGCACGAGCAGCGGCGTGAGCAAAATCACGATGGACACCATCTTCATCTCGAACGACTCGATCTTCTTGCCGACGTATTCGGGCGTGCGGCCGATCATCAGACCTGCGACGAACACCGCGAGCAACGCGAACGCGAGTATGCCGTACAGACCCGAGCCGACACCGCCGAAGATCACCTCGCCCAATTGAATGAGCAGCATCGGCACGAGGCCGCCGAGCGGCGTCAGCGAATCGTGCGTATTGGCGACCGCGCCACACGAAGCGGCCGTCGTCGCGACCGTGAAGATGCCCGATTGCGCGATGCCGAAGCGCGTTTCCTTGCCTTCCATGTTGCCGCCGGCTTGCAGTGCGGACGCGCTAGCATCGACCTTGAGCGACGCATACAGCGGATTGCCCGCCTGCTCCGATGCGATCTCGCCCCAGCACGCGACGGCGAACGCAATGGTCATCGCGGCGAGCACCGCATAACCCTGCCGCTTGTCGCCGACCGTGCGCCCGAACACCACGCACAGCGCCGCCGGAATGATCAGCATGGCGAGCGTCTGCATGAAGTTGGAGAACGGCGTCGGGTTCTCGAACGGATGCGCGGAATTGGCGTTGAAGAAGCCGCCGCCGTTGGTGCCGAGCATCTTGATCGCTTCCTGAGAGGCGACCGGGCCCATCGGCAGCGTCTGCTTGTCGGCCTTGACGTCCTGCATCACCGGATTGCCCTTCGCGTCCTTCACGGCGTTGCCCTGCGCGTCCGTCTTCGGCGCTTGATAGGTCGTGACCTGGAGCGTCGAGACGTCTTCGTAGGCCTTGAAGTTCTGGATCGCGCCCTGACTCACGAATACCAGCGCGAAGATCACCGCGAGCGGCGCGAGAATATAGAGCGTCGTGCGCGTGAGATCGACCCAGAAATTGCCGATGGTCTGCGCCGTGTGACGTTTGAAGCCGCGAATCAGCGCGATCACGACCGCGATGCCGGTGGCCGCCGAAACGAAGTTCTGCACGGTGAGACCCAGCATCTGCGCGAGATAGCCGAGCGTGCTCTCGCCGCCGTAGTCCTGCCAGTTCGTGTTGGTGACGAAACTGATGGCGGTGTTGAACGCGGCATCGGGCGTCATGCCGGCCATGCCTTGCGGATTGGCCGGCAGCATGCCTTGCAGCCGCAGGATCGCGTAGAGCACGAGTGCACCGAGCACGTTGAACAGCATCACGGCGAGGGCGTAATGCTTCCACGACATCTCGGCTTCGGGATCGACGCCGGCTAAGCGGTACAACAGGTTTTCGAGCGGACGCCCGATCCTGCGCACGACCACGGACGAGCCGTCGAGCACGCTCGCGATATAGCGCCCGAGCGGAATCGCGAGCGCAATGAGAACGACGATGAAGAGCGCCGTCTGCATCAACGTATTGGCGTTCATTCGAGATCCTCCGCACGCAGCAGCGCATACACGAGGTAGACGAACAGCAGCAGCGTGGATGCCGCCGCCAGCCACACCATCCAGGCGCTCATGGACGGCCTCCCGTCGCGCGGCGGCTCAGCTTTTCGCAGCCGCTCGTGAGCGCCATGCAGAGTCCCCAAAAGAGGACGATGCCGGCGAGATAAATGAAGTCCATTGTGAAGTTCTCCCCTTATGCGGTTCAGGACAGGCTGGAGAGTACGAAAACGGACGTAAAGGACTTAACAAGAGGTCGAAGGAAGATATAAAGAATGTGTAAACGGGGCGGTTTGGGTGCGCCAGTATTCATCAGTGTTTTTACGGCTTCACATCCGAACGATAGGATCATCACAAAAATCGCGATAATTGTTCCGATCCTCCCGAATTTCACAACCGATATGGGGTTAAATGTTATTGACGCATCATTTGCCTGATGCGAAGATCACAAGACAGATCGCGACTCGAAGCGCGAAACATAAGAATTCGTCCTTGCGGCGAAGGAGACATCAGGATGAGTGAGCCGGTTGCGGGCGCGGCCGCTTCATCGGCCCGTGCGCCACTGATCCGCGTTGCAGGCGTCACCAAGCGTTTTGGTGGCGTTCAGGCGCTGCGCGGCGTCAATTTCGAAGTGCTGCCGGGCGAAGTGCACGCGCTGCTCGGCGAAAACGGCGCGGGCAAATCCACGCTCATCAAAATCCTGAGCGGCGTTCACACGTACGACGAAGGCTCCATTGAAATCGTCGGGCAAAAGGTCGCGTTCGAATCGCCGGCGAAGTCGCGCGAGGCGGGCGTGGCCGTCGTGTATCAGGATTTGAGTCTGGTCGAATCGCTGTCGGTCGGGGCGAATCTCATGCTCGGGCGCGAGCCGCGCACGCGGCTTGGCTTCGTCAAACAGCGCGAACTGATGGCGCAGGTCAGCGCGTTTCTGCGCGAACACAATATTCCGCTCGATCCGCGCGTGCCCGTCGATTCCCTGCCCTTCGCCTATCGGCAGATGACGGAAATCTGCAAGGCGCTGATGGGCGACGTGCGCGTGCTGATCCTCGACGAACCCACGTCCGCACTCACCGGCGGCGAAGAACAGATTCTCTTCGACGCCATCCGCACCGTGACGGCGCGCGGCGTCGGCGTGATTTACGTGACGCATCGGCTGAACGAAGTGTTCCGCATTTCGCAGCGCGTGACCATTCTGCGCGACGGCGCGAATGCCGGCCATTTCGCCACCGCCGAAACCGACATGAAGCAGCTCGTCGCGGCGATCGTCGGCCCGCGTCATGCCGCCATGCAGGCAAAGCAGGAAACCACGACGGGCACTTCCGCCGCACACGCGCAACGCGACATCGCACAAATCAAGGGCACGCCCGCGCTGACGCTCTCGAACGTGAGCAACGCGCGTCTGCGCAACGTGAATTTCGCGGTGCACAAGGGCGAAGTGCACGGTCTTGCCGGGCTCATCGGCAGCGGCCGCACCGAAATACTTCAGACGATCTTCGGCCTGCTGCCGCTCGAATCCGGCAGCATCGATCTCGACGGCCAGCCGTTCGCCGCGCGCCGTCCCGCCGATGCCATCGAACGCGGCATCGCGCTCGTGCCGGAAGATCGTCACGTGCAAGGACTCGTGCTGGATCATTCGATCGAACGCAATCTGACCTTGCCGCGCCTGCCGCAGTTCTCGCGCGGCGGCTGGCTGCGCGCGAAAGCCGCCGCGCTTCAGGCGCAGATCGCGATGAAGCAGCTCTCCGTGAAAGCGCCCGATGCATCGACGCAGGTGAAGTTTCTCTCCGGCGGCAATCAGCAGAAGGTCGTGTTCGCGAAGTGGAATCATCCGCGGCCGAAGGTGTTGCTGCTCGACGAACCGACCGTCGGCGTCGATGTCGGCGCGCGCGAGGAAATCTACGGCGTCGTGCACGATGCGGCCCGCGCGGGCACCGGCGTCGTGGTGGTGTCGTCGGATCTGGACGAACTGTTGCGGCTGTGCGACCGCATTTCGATTGTCGTCGACGGCTCGATACAGCGCACCGTCGCGCGAGGCGAGATTCGCCACGCGGAAGAGCTGCATCACCTCATTCAAACATTGCGCACGACCGAAGAGCCTGCAACATGAACGAATCCGTGTCACCCACTCCATTGCCCGCCGAGCAACAGAGCGCACAGCGCCGCTCGCGCGCGTGGCGTATCGCGCGCACGCTTCTGCAGGGCGATCGCCCGTACATGCTGTATATCGCGTTCGCGATTCTGCTCGTGGTGTTCAGCTTCGCGTCGCCGTGGTTTCTCTCGATCGACAACTTCCTCAATATCGGGCGGCAGACGGCGCTCGTGTCGATCATCGCGATCGGCATGACGTTCGTGATCATCGCGCGGCAGATCGATCTCTCGGTGGGATCGTCGCTCGCGCTGTCCGGCATGGCGGCGGCGCTCGCGATGTCGCATATCAACGATAGCTGGATCGTCGGCGCGATTGCGGGCATCGGCACGGGCGCGATCGTCGGCGCGATCAACGGCTTCGTCACGACGCGCCTGAGCATTCCGTCGTTCCTCGTCACGTTGGGCTCGCTCTCGGCGGCGCGCGGCCTCGCGCTGATGGTCACCACGACGCGCCCCGAAATCATCACCAATGACACCTTCATCTCGATCTTCGGCGAAGGCTCGATTGCAGGCGTCCCGGCGCCAATTCTATGGACGCTGCTGGCTGTTGTCGGCGGCATTCTGCTGTTGCACTACAGCGTGTTCGGCCGGCAGATTTACGCCGCGGGCGGCAACCCGACCGCCGCGCTTTACTCGGGCATCAACATTCGCCGCGTGACGACGCTCGCCTTCGTGCTGACGGGCGTGCTCGCGGGTCTCGCCGCGCTCGTGCTGTCCGCGCGTTCGCATGCGGCGCGGCCGGACGTCGTGCAGGGGATGGAGCTGGATGTGATCGCATCGGTCACGCTCGGCGGCTGCAGCCTGTTCGGCGGACGCGGCTTCATACTGGGCACGCTGCTGGGCAGTCTCATCATCGGCACATTGAACAACGGGCTCGTGCTGCTCGGCGTGAGTTCGTCGCTGCAACTCGTCATCAAGGGCGTCATCATCGTCGCGGCCGTTGCCTTCACGCGCAAGTGAGCGGTGAAGTGAGCGGCACTCGCGCGACTTCATAACAGGCAGGAGACGCAGTACACAACGACCAACGGAGGGAAGTCATGAAACATCGTCGTGGATCAGGGGCTAAGCTGGCAGGCGTCGCGGTGGCGGCGACCCTGGCGCTGGGTGTGTCGCACGCATACGCGCAGACGTGCGAGAAATTGCCGGTGGCGTCGATAGGACCGGCGGGCATCGTCGGGCAAGGACCGAACGGCGAGAAGGCGGCATCGGCCGATGCAGTCAAGCTGACGGATGCCGAGGCCGCGAAGGTCAAGGCCGGCAAGTTCAAGGTCGGCATTTCGATGCAGACGATGAACCTCGACTGGTCGCAACTACAGGTTCAGGGCATCACCGATACGCTCAAGAAATACGGCGTGGAAGTGATCGGCACGGCATCGGCGGAATATCAGGTCGACAAGCAGATCGCCGACATCGAGAACACGATCCAGCGCCATCCGGACGGCATCATTTCGATTCCCGTCGATGGCACGGCTACAGCCGCAACCTACAAGAAGGTCTCGCAGGCCGGCATCAAACTCGTGTTCATGGACAACGTGCCGAAGGGGCTAAAGCATCCGCAGGAATACGCGGCGATGGTCTCCGCCGACAGCGAAGGCAACGGCCAGATCGCGGCGAAGGTGCTTGCGTCGTGCGTGCCTAAGGGTGGCACGGTGGGACTCGTGAATTTCGGCGTCGATTACTTCAGCACGACGGAGCGCACGAAGGCTGTGAACGAATGGCTCAAGAAGAACCGGCCGGACATCAAGATCAAGCAGGTCGCGTTCACGGACCCGTCGAAAGTCGGGCAAATCGCGGGCGACTTTCTCACCGCGAATCCGGACGTGAAGGGCGTGTTCGCCGTGTGGGACCAGCCCGCGCTCGACACGCTCACCTCGATGCGCGCGCAAGGCATCAACACGCCGGTGACCACGGTCGATCTGGGACTCGAATCGGCGATCGAGATCGCGAAGGGCGGACCGCTCAAGGCAACCGGCTCGCAGCGTCCGTACGATCAGGGCGTGGCCGAAGCCATGGCGATGATGAAGGCGCTCATCGGCCAGACGCCGCCTGCGTGGATCGGCGTGCAATCGCTGCCGGTGGTGCAGTCGAACGTGCTGGAATCGTACAAGACGGTGTTCAAGAAAGATCCGCCGCCGCAACTCGCCGATGCCTGCAAGAAGGCCGCGCCGGCCTGTCACTGAGCGGCTTTTCATGCGGTGAACCGAAAGCGGAGTCCTCATGGGCTTCGCTTTTTTTTTTGACGGTTCAGCGCCCCCAGCGCAGCACCAGCGGATCGAGCCGCCGTGCCACCTTGAGCAGCCCTTCTCGCACCTTCGGATGCATCGGCGCGAGCGGATGGCGCACCGCATCCGAGCGGATCACGCCGCCCTCCTTCATCAGCGTCTTGCAGGCCGCAAGCCCGCACTGGCGATTCTCGTAGTTGATGAGCGGAAGCCACTGCTGATAAAGCGCCTCCGCCTGTTCGATGTCGCCGGACGCATACGCATCGACGATCTTGCGGATGCCGTCGGGATAGCCGCCGCCCGTCATCGCGCCGGTTGCGCCCGCATCGAAATCCGGAATCAGCGTGATGGCTTCCTCGCCGT is from Caballeronia insecticola and encodes:
- the kdpA gene encoding potassium-transporting ATPase subunit KdpA, with the protein product MNANTLMQTALFIVVLIALAIPLGRYIASVLDGSSVVVRRIGRPLENLLYRLAGVDPEAEMSWKHYALAVMLFNVLGALVLYAILRLQGMLPANPQGMAGMTPDAAFNTAISFVTNTNWQDYGGESTLGYLAQMLGLTVQNFVSAATGIAVVIALIRGFKRHTAQTIGNFWVDLTRTTLYILAPLAVIFALVFVSQGAIQNFKAYEDVSTLQVTTYQAPKTDAQGNAVKDAKGNPVMQDVKADKQTLPMGPVASQEAIKMLGTNGGGFFNANSAHPFENPTPFSNFMQTLAMLIIPAALCVVFGRTVGDKRQGYAVLAAMTIAFAVACWGEIASEQAGNPLYASLKVDASASALQAGGNMEGKETRFGIAQSGIFTVATTAASCGAVANTHDSLTPLGGLVPMLLIQLGEVIFGGVGSGLYGILAFALLAVFVAGLMIGRTPEYVGKKIESFEMKMVSIVILLTPLLVLAGTSIAVLTASGTAGIANPGAHGFSEVLYAFSSAANNNGSAFGGLSVNTPFYNVMLAIAMWFGRFGSLIPILAIAGSLAAKKRLAVTAGTLPTHGPLFVVLLLGTLVLVGALTYIPALALGPIVEHITMVTGH
- the kdpF gene encoding K(+)-transporting ATPase subunit F, with the translated sequence MSAWMVWLAAASTLLLFVYLVYALLRAEDLE
- a CDS encoding sugar ABC transporter ATP-binding protein — protein: MSEPVAGAAASSARAPLIRVAGVTKRFGGVQALRGVNFEVLPGEVHALLGENGAGKSTLIKILSGVHTYDEGSIEIVGQKVAFESPAKSREAGVAVVYQDLSLVESLSVGANLMLGREPRTRLGFVKQRELMAQVSAFLREHNIPLDPRVPVDSLPFAYRQMTEICKALMGDVRVLILDEPTSALTGGEEQILFDAIRTVTARGVGVIYVTHRLNEVFRISQRVTILRDGANAGHFATAETDMKQLVAAIVGPRHAAMQAKQETTTGTSAAHAQRDIAQIKGTPALTLSNVSNARLRNVNFAVHKGEVHGLAGLIGSGRTEILQTIFGLLPLESGSIDLDGQPFAARRPADAIERGIALVPEDRHVQGLVLDHSIERNLTLPRLPQFSRGGWLRAKAAALQAQIAMKQLSVKAPDASTQVKFLSGGNQQKVVFAKWNHPRPKVLLLDEPTVGVDVGAREEIYGVVHDAARAGTGVVVVSSDLDELLRLCDRISIVVDGSIQRTVARGEIRHAEELHHLIQTLRTTEEPAT
- a CDS encoding ABC transporter permease; the protein is MNESVSPTPLPAEQQSAQRRSRAWRIARTLLQGDRPYMLYIAFAILLVVFSFASPWFLSIDNFLNIGRQTALVSIIAIGMTFVIIARQIDLSVGSSLALSGMAAALAMSHINDSWIVGAIAGIGTGAIVGAINGFVTTRLSIPSFLVTLGSLSAARGLALMVTTTRPEIITNDTFISIFGEGSIAGVPAPILWTLLAVVGGILLLHYSVFGRQIYAAGGNPTAALYSGINIRRVTTLAFVLTGVLAGLAALVLSARSHAARPDVVQGMELDVIASVTLGGCSLFGGRGFILGTLLGSLIIGTLNNGLVLLGVSSSLQLVIKGVIIVAAVAFTRK
- a CDS encoding substrate-binding domain-containing protein, coding for MKHRRGSGAKLAGVAVAATLALGVSHAYAQTCEKLPVASIGPAGIVGQGPNGEKAASADAVKLTDAEAAKVKAGKFKVGISMQTMNLDWSQLQVQGITDTLKKYGVEVIGTASAEYQVDKQIADIENTIQRHPDGIISIPVDGTATAATYKKVSQAGIKLVFMDNVPKGLKHPQEYAAMVSADSEGNGQIAAKVLASCVPKGGTVGLVNFGVDYFSTTERTKAVNEWLKKNRPDIKIKQVAFTDPSKVGQIAGDFLTANPDVKGVFAVWDQPALDTLTSMRAQGINTPVTTVDLGLESAIEIAKGGPLKATGSQRPYDQGVAEAMAMMKALIGQTPPAWIGVQSLPVVQSNVLESYKTVFKKDPPPQLADACKKAAPACH